AAGCTGCAATAAAAAAGACTCGGGCATGGCAAATGTACGTTGGGGAATCGGGAGCTGGCAACAGAGACGAGTGGTATAAATACACTTATGATAACGCTGATCCTGGAGAAGAAGGAGTGTTGGATGGCCTGGGAAATGATCTTCGGTTTGTCAGTGCAAAACTATCTTATAGCTTTCGTAATTCTGTAAAGGAATGGATGAGTGAGATACTGGCTGTTTTGTTTGAAGCAGCAGCGCTTTGCATCAATACACTTAGAACCTTCCAACTAATTGTGCTTTCTATTTTAGGCCCTCTTGTTTTTGGTTTGGCCGTCTTTGACGGGTTTCAGCATACCTTGACCGTATGGCTGGCGCGTTACATTAATATCTATTTGTGGCTACCTGTGGCCAACATCTTTGGCAGCATCATTGGGAAAATTCAGGAAAACATGTTGAAGATTGATATCACTCAGGTGGAAGAATATGGAGACACGTTTTTCAGTGCTTCGGATGGCGCTTATCTAGTATTCATGATAGTCGGCATCATCGGATATTTTACGGTGCCATCGGTTGCCAATTACATTGTTCATGCTGGTGGAGGAGGAGGGTTGACTCAAAAAGTAACAAGTATGCTCGGAAGTTCATCACGGACAACCGTAGCGGCTGCCTCAGCCGGTGCTGGTATGGTGGCTGATGTTATGGGCAATGCTGCGGGGAAAATCAGAAACAGTATGTCTACTAGCGGAACCAGTTCAGGTTATTTCAATGAAGGCAATAGTAGCAATAATCCTTCGGGATATATGAATGACAAACTATCGGGCAAGTAAAATCTAAGGGTATGTTCAAGCAAATGAAAAACATTGATACCGCTTTTCGTTATGTGCGGGGATTTACAATAGTGGTTGTCACCACAAGTATGCTACTTAGCGGATTTGCATTATATAAAAGCTTCCATCTGGTAACTCAAATGCAAAATAAGGTCTACATCCTTGCTAACGGAAAAGCTTTGGAGGCATATGCTAATGATCGGAAAGATAATGTTGAAGTGGAAGCAAGGGATCATGTAAAGACTTTTCATCAGCTTTTCTTTACACTTGATCCGGATGATAAAGTCATCCAGACGGGTATAACAAAAGCACTTTATATGGCCGACATCTCCGCAAAACGTGCCTATGATAACCTGAAAGAACAAGGATTCTTTGCAACCTTGATTGCTTCAAATATCAGTCAGGAGCTTAGGGTTGACAGCATTAAAATTGAAGTAGGCAATTACCCGTATCGATTTCGTTGTTATGCTGTTCAGCGAATCATTCGCCCAACCAGTATTGTTTTACGTAACCTGATTACCGAAGGGTTTCTTAGGAATGTTGCCCGATCGGATAACAATCCACACGGCTTTTTGATTGAACGATGGGAGACCATCGAAAACAGGGATTTGAAAACTGAAAACCGGTAAGCAATGGCTGCATTTCTAAAGTTTAAACCGCAAAGAGGTACTAGAGCTGATGAAGACAGTATTGTTCGGGAACTCATGGCGCGAAAAATTGCCCAGGTCATCTCGTTCATGCAGCAGATGTGGGTCAATGGAATGAATGCGCTTTTTATGCGAATGACACAGCGGCAACAAAGAATTTTACTTGTGTTGGTGGCAGTAATAACATTGGGGGTGAATGGTTATTTGATCAGCCATGGATTGGTAAAGACTGACTATAACCCCCTAGACCTGCCAGCGTCTAAAATACCTGGATCAATTAACCTCTTTTCGAAAAGAATCCAGGTTTCAAGACCTGTTGTAACCCCGGAAGAATTTATCCGAATAGATAGTTTGAAGAAAATTCTGGTTAGACAGATGTATTTATCTAAGGTTTCAAATGGAAAAGACAGTCTTTTTGAAAAGCATCAAAGGCTACTTGACAGCCTGCTTTATATCGAGCGAATTTATCAGTCACAATAAAAATAATAAGAGTTATGAAATTACAACATTCACCTGCGTTTTTGCGAAAACGAAAATTCTTAATGGTATTGCCATTACTGACGCTTCCATTTTTGACATTTTTATTTTGGGCGCTGGGAGGAGGGAAGGCCACAAATGCAAATGCAAAAACAAAAGAACAAAAGGGCTTCAATCTTACATTGCCGGAGGCAATAATTAAGGAGGAAAAAGCACTTACCAAATTGAGTTATTATGAAAAGGCCGCTCTCGATTCTCAGAAACTAAAGGAACTGATTAAAAATGACCCCTACTATAAGCGGAATATAAATGATGAGCCTATGCTGCAAAACGAAACCAGTAATATAGATGTCTCCGCGATTAAGGGATTGCAAACTTCGCCGAACATAATAACTAAACAAGTTGATGAGGACGAGGCGGCTATCTATGCAAAGCTAGAGCAACTGGATGCTGCAATAAGACAGCCATCAGAAACTCCAAAGAACGAAAAAGGCAAACAGAAAACGGTTTCTGTAAAAAGCAGGGAAGTCGACCGATTAGAGCAACTTATGTCGAATATGAATTCTTCAGAAAGTGAAGACAAAGAACTTCAGCAATTAAACGGTATGCTAAACAAAATACTGGATATACAGCATCCTGATCGGGTACGCAAAAAAATCAAACAAGAATCTAGGGAAGAAAATGAGCTGCTGCCTACTGTTACTGTCGGCAATGATCACACGCATGTCTCATTGTTAAGTAACATCAAGGAAAATCAACTGTCTTCGTCAAATGGTTTTTATGGACTGGCAGAAGAGGAAAAAAATAACGCCATGCAAAATGCAATCCCGGCAGTTGTTGAGGGAACTCAAACAATTGTTAACGGTTCGGTTATAAAACTTAGACTTGCGGCCGACACTTTTGTAAATGGCTTGCTAATTCCCAAAGGGCATTTGATTTTTGGAACGGCAACAATCAGTAAGGAACGGCTTATGGTTCTGATTAACAGTGTCCGTTATCAGGATGCTTTATTGCCGGTAAGGCTAAAAGCATACGATTTGGATGGTATTCCTGGTTTGTATGTACCGGGAGCGATTACCCGGGAAGTTGCCCAACAGTCGGCTGAGCGGTCCATGCAGTCTATTGATTTCTCGGACTTGGATGCATCAATAAAAGGAAAAGTAACCAGCGAAGGTATTGAAGCGGCGAAGAGTTTGATCGGTAAACGTATTCGAGCCCCGAAAGTGACCGTGAAATCC
Above is a window of Solitalea lacus DNA encoding:
- the traJ gene encoding conjugative transposon protein TraJ, coding for MRISRIIVLIVIQTLLIPSLGHGQTITDEMSSLHQVLERLYEEMMPLYSKLTGVGQGIAGIAATWYIASRVWRHLANAEPIDFYPLFRPFVLGFCIMLFPSVLALINGVMHPVVRATSTMVDDSDKAIRVLLEHKEAAIKKTRAWQMYVGESGAGNRDEWYKYTYDNADPGEEGVLDGLGNDLRFVSAKLSYSFRNSVKEWMSEILAVLFEAAALCINTLRTFQLIVLSILGPLVFGLAVFDGFQHTLTVWLARYINIYLWLPVANIFGSIIGKIQENMLKIDITQVEEYGDTFFSASDGAYLVFMIVGIIGYFTVPSVANYIVHAGGGGGLTQKVTSMLGSSSRTTVAAASAGAGMVADVMGNAAGKIRNSMSTSGTSSGYFNEGNSSNNPSGYMNDKLSGK
- the traM gene encoding conjugative transposon protein TraM, giving the protein MKLQHSPAFLRKRKFLMVLPLLTLPFLTFLFWALGGGKATNANAKTKEQKGFNLTLPEAIIKEEKALTKLSYYEKAALDSQKLKELIKNDPYYKRNINDEPMLQNETSNIDVSAIKGLQTSPNIITKQVDEDEAAIYAKLEQLDAAIRQPSETPKNEKGKQKTVSVKSREVDRLEQLMSNMNSSESEDKELQQLNGMLNKILDIQHPDRVRKKIKQESREENELLPTVTVGNDHTHVSLLSNIKENQLSSSNGFYGLAEEEKNNAMQNAIPAVVEGTQTIVNGSVIKLRLAADTFVNGLLIPKGHLIFGTATISKERLMVLINSVRYQDALLPVRLKAYDLDGIPGLYVPGAITREVAQQSAERSMQSIDFSDLDASIKGKVTSEGIEAAKSLIGKRIRAPKVTVKSGYKVLLVDENQSH
- the traK gene encoding conjugative transposon protein TraK, with the protein product MFKQMKNIDTAFRYVRGFTIVVVTTSMLLSGFALYKSFHLVTQMQNKVYILANGKALEAYANDRKDNVEVEARDHVKTFHQLFFTLDPDDKVIQTGITKALYMADISAKRAYDNLKEQGFFATLIASNISQELRVDSIKIEVGNYPYRFRCYAVQRIIRPTSIVLRNLITEGFLRNVARSDNNPHGFLIERWETIENRDLKTENR